One Eremothecium cymbalariae DBVPG#7215 chromosome 2, complete sequence DNA window includes the following coding sequences:
- the SFL1 gene encoding Sfl1p (similar to Ashbya gossypii AFR136C) encodes MVQVEEPETNGVVIIGNNSGGTHSSSSSSSSSSSSASTSTTASTSSSGRATAGASIGYTAAPQQQQQHHSTAFIHKLYSMLEDEEMKDLIWWSESENSFLIKPNEKFSKALATFFKHTNVASFVRQLNMYGFHKVSDHKSNEKSSETDGAHGNGDIEEDSINLWEFRHSLGCFRKGDKESLKSIKRRSSKNQIVTARVSSTCGAPSHTACQDPSSWSDTGGCCGHVQSPDVPDAYYRGSMFYQLPYYEVLQQGQKQQQQYPFQPQLQELQSHDARNHFDYKQHQLGLMTLQNRYDNAIEELRATNMDMMKLLDLVQKAIWISTVPSASSNTSAIAPGVSSGSRPSTPVNVSAQIGQDVVSPGYELSPKTNQKQYFEQLNQEIVKFKASILNKLQRQIDYHAPYHSQKLSQAPVMYYSSLAPLSSDPTPDMEFQHYNSASPINSPVSDGLYSTSNPIPEQTSTATTAGIKGPPYLMMNPFAKRKSTESLPKKRHMSVFMDPLAPVPQQSASTSAPTNINEPLSGPHILGGTSSPFVPTNLSSRISSRQDSQCVQTSNPVTMGEKGPYSPPLQDSTPHAPLHSSTLMHSSDVSHISHPSSSVFNTVGAASVVQSAYSSVPSTSGYRHTIPTPIPYKPQFPYGTMPTQSIGSSQYIVPSAQQNPIQMTHASSATTMSSPTPFTKSNSVAVGNRKSLTQLSFSNRVREPSSSSSSSSSSSSSSSSSMVVKSMPINVPNTDTTRDTVSDRNSNKKRESMLY; translated from the coding sequence ATGGTACAAGTGGAAGAGCCCGAGACCAATGGAGtggttattattggaaatAACTCCGGTGGCACAcatagtagtagtagtagtagtagtagtagtagtagtagtgcAAGTACGAGCACTACTGCTAGTACTAGCAGTTCCGGAAGGGCCACAGCTGGAGCTTCTATTGGGTATACAGCAGCaccacagcagcagcagcagcatcatAGTACAGCATTTATTCACAAATTATACAGCATGctggaagatgaagaaatgaAAGATTTGATATGGTGGTCAGAGTCTGAAAATTCCTTCTTAATCAAACCAAATGAGAAGTTTTCAAAGGCATTGGCTACATTTTTCAAGCATACAAACGTGGCATCCTTTGTTCGTCAACTCAACATGTATGGATTCCATAAAGTTAGTGATCACAAATCCAATGAAAAGAGTTCAGAGACTGATGGTGCTCATGGTAATGGAGATATCGAGGAGGATTCGATTAATCTCTGGGAATTTCGACATAGTCTTGGCTGCTTCAGGAAAGGTGATAAGGAATCGCTAAAGAGTATCAAACGGAGGTCATCTAAGAATCAAATTGTTACTGCACGGGTGAGTTCGACATGCGGCGCTCCATCACATACGGCGTGTCAAGACCCGTCGTCCTGGTCGGACACAGGAGGTTGTTGTGGCCATGTTCAGTCACCTGACGTGCCTGATGCGTACTACCGAGGTTCTATGTTTTACCAGCTCCCGTACTACGAGGTTTTACAACAAGGCCAaaagcaacaacaacaatatccaTTCCAACCTCAGCTTCAAGAGTTGCAATCTCATGACGCAAGGAATCATTTCGATTACAAGCAGCATCAATTAGGGCTAATGACTCTACAAAATCGATACGATAATGCAATTGAGGAATTAAGAGCCACAAATATGGATATGATGAAGTTGTTGGATCTCGTTCAAAAAGCTATATGGATCTCTACAGTACCAAGTGCATCGTCCAACACATCTGCCATTGCTCCGGGGGTATCTAGTGGTAGTAGACCCTCTACACCTGTGAACGTCAGTGCACAAATCGGTCAAGATGTTGTGTCCCCTGGATACGAACTATCTCCCAAGACGAATCAGAAACAATACTTCGAACAATTGAACCAGGAAATTGTGAAGTTCAAGGCATCCATCCTGAATAAATTGCAAAGGCAAATAGACTACCATGCACCTTATCATTCACAAAAGTTGTCACAAGCGCCTGTGATGTATTACTCTTCTCTAGCTCCTTTATCTTCAGATCCTACCCCAGATATGGAGTTTCAACACTATAATAGCGCAAGCCCTATTAATAGCCCAGTTTCTGATGGACTTTATTCCACTAGCAATCCGATACCGGAGCAAACTTCtacagcaacaacagcaggaATTAAGGGCCCTCCCTACCTAATGATGAATCCTTTTGCGAAGAGAAAATCTACTGAATCGTTACCGAAAAAGCGACATATGAGTGTTTTCATGGATCCATTGGCCCCTGTACCACAACAGTCAGCTTCAACTAGTGCTCCAACTAATATTAACGAGCCACTAAGTGGGCCACATATTTTAGGAGGAACTAGCTCACCTTTTGTACCAACTAATCTATCTTCGAGGATCAGTTCTAGACAAGACAGCCAATGTGTTCAAACGTCCAATCCAGTGACTATGGGTGAAAAAGGACCGTATTCGCCGCCTTTACAGGATTCAACTCCACATGCTCCCTTACATTCTAGTACTTTAATGCATTCTTCGGATGTATCTCACATCAGCCATCCTTCTAGTAGTGTATTTAATACTGTAGGTGCGGCAAGTGTTGTTCAGTCAGCATATTCGTCCGTTCCTTCGACCTCTGGATATCGGCATACTATTCCAACTCCAATTCCATATAAACCCCAATTTCCGTATGGTACTATGCCTACCCAATCTATAGGATCGTCGCAGTATATTGTGCCCTCTGCCCAGCAGAATCCAATTCAGATGACACATGCATCGTCTGCTACAACAATGTCGTCTCCTACGCCATTTACAAAGTCAAATAGTGTCGCTGTTGGAAACAGGAAATCTTTAACTCAGCTCTCATTCTCAAACCGAGTTCGTGAaccgtcatcatcatcatcctcatcatcatcctcatcatcatcatcctcatcatcaatggtcgtaaaatcaatgCCAATCAATGTACCCAAC
- the IDH2 gene encoding isocitrate dehydrogenase (NAD(+)) IDH2 (similar to Ashbya gossypii AFR137C), producing the protein MFKQSIFKGSRRYLASASRKQPSIGRFTGKPNPKTGKYTVSFIEGDGIGPEISQSVKDIFSAAKVPVEWEYCDVTPIFINGLTTIPDPAVQSINKNLVALKGPLATPIGKGHRSLNLTLRKTFGLFANVRPAKSIEGFKTTYENVDLVLIRENTEGEYSGIEHVVSPGVVQSIKLITRDASERVIRYAFEYARAVGRPKVVVVHKSTIQRLADGLFVNVAQEVGKEYPDIELQPELIDNTVLNVVSKPEKYSDSVAVCPNLYGDILSDLNSGLSAGSLGLTPSANIGHTVSIFEAVHGSAPDIAGQNCANPTALLLSSVMMLNHMGLHEHADQIESAVLATVASDKKNRTADLAGTATTSSFTKAVIERL; encoded by the coding sequence ATGTTCAAGCAGAGTATATTCAAAGGATCGCGCAGGTACTTAGCCTCCGCAAGTAGGAAGCAACCTTCTATCGGGAGATTTACCGGGAAGCCAAATCCTAAAACTGGTAAGTATACGGTTTCATTTATTGAGGGAGATGGCATTGGGCCCGAAATTTCACAATCTGTGAAGGATATCTTTTCAGCGGCTAAGGTTCCTGTGGAATGGGAATATTGTGATGTGACCCCAATCTTTATTAATGGGCTTACGACTATTCCTGATCCAGCCGTTCAGTCTATTAATAAGAATCTAGTTGCTTTGAAGGGTCCTTTGGCAACACCAATTGGAAAAGGCCACAGATCTTTGAATCTTACCCTGAGGAAAACTTTTGGGTTGTTTGCGAATGTACGTCCAGCAAAGTCAATCGAAGGGTTCAAGACGACTTACGAAAATGTGGACTTGGTACTTATCAGAGAGAATACAGAGGGTGAATACTCAGGAATTGAACACGTAGTTTCCCCAGGTGTGGTCCAATCTATTAAGTTGATCACCAGGGATGCTTCCGAACGCGTGATTAGATACGCGTTCGAATATGCTCGTGCCGTGGGCAGGCCCAAGGTCGTGGTGGTCCACAAGTCCACAATTCAACGGTTAGCTGACGGTTTATTCGTTAATGTGGCGCAAGAAGTTGGCAAGGAGTATCCTGACATCGAACTTCAACCTGAATTGATCGATAACACTGTTCTCAACGTTGTTTCCAAACCTGAGAAATACTCTGACTCTGTAGCCGTATGTCCAAACTTGTACGGCGATATCCTGTCTGATTTAAACAGTGGTCTATCTGCGGGTTCTTTAGGCCTAACCCCCTCTGCAAATATTGGCCACACTGTCTCCATTTTTGAAGCCGTCCACGGTTCTGCTCCAGATATCGCTGGCCAAAACTGTGCTAATCCAACAGCCTTGCTATTGTCCTCTGTCATGATGTTAAATCATATGGGTTTACACGAGCATGCTGACCAAATAGAATCTGCCGTCCTCGCTACTGTCGCCTCAGACAAGAAGAACAGAACTGCAGATCTGGCAGGCACCGCAACCACGTCTTCTTTTACTAAAGCCGTTATCGAAAGGTTATAA
- the UBA2 gene encoding E1 ubiquitin-activating protein UBA2 (similar to Ashbya gossypii AFR138W) yields MGSNGIERLVGNERYSKMQGMKVLLVGAGGIGCELLKNLILMGFGEIHVVDLDTIDMSNLNRQFLFRQRDIRKAKATTAVRAVEYFSNSKLVAHQGNIMDSEVFPLSWFKQFNILFNALDNLSARRYVNKMSQFLNVPLLESGTAGFDGHIQPIIPGKTECFDCTAKETPKTFPICTIRSTPSQLVHCVVWAKNFLFQQLFGGGEQEMPSQEDMGTNDPSEIERINQETDELYQLHEWVQYGDETKVYDIIKKLFVHDIEKLLMIENLWRTRRKPVPLGNVQPYSEDINNDHHAMWSLQDNINKFAQSTKILMKRLKSEKSLEFDKDDQDMLEFVASAANTRAHIFNIQMKTVFDIKQIAGNIIPAIVTTNAIIAGLSSLVSLRVLNLLDIISNGPTNIPMAFTAKASNMSSHRYLVAPLLAPPNPKCPVCSHYQRTVITLNQESWQSMKLGDLIKKIRDRYGFSEEMSVMDMTSNRLLADFDFDDLYSQTLQGLRLNIGTILAVSDSISKEDDTVRKPIEFYLELDNLVNEIDFPALPLVRVIQEDETENPEEPKVDDGEPIFVDNGAILIEDEETRAEVDKQRKRAYSNVENASITKRPKVDEADAAIILLD; encoded by the coding sequence ATGGGTTCAAATGGTATTGAGAGGCTTGTAGGTAACGAGAGGTATTCAAAGATGCAAGGAATGAAGGTTTTGCTGGTTGGAGCGGGTGGAATTGGGTGTGAGttgctgaagaatttgatcTTGATGGGGTTTGGGGAGATTCATGTTGTTGATTTGGATACAATTGATATGTCTAACTTGAACAGACAGTTTTTATTTCGTCAGCGAGATATTAGGAAGGCTAAAGCGACGACGGCGGTGCGGGCGGTTGAGTATTTTAGTAATTCGAAATTGGTTGCTCATCAGGGCAATATTATGGATAGCGAAGTGTTCCCTTTGTCGTGGTTTAAGCAgtttaatattttgttcaatgCTTTAGATAATTTGTCAGCTAGGAGGTATGTGAATAAGATGTCGCAGTTTTTGAATGTGCCTCTTTTAGAGTCTGGAACTGCAGGATTTGATGGGCATATACAACCGATTATTCCTGGTAAAACCGAGTGCTTTGATTGCACGGCGAAGGAAACACCCAAGACATTTCCTATATGTACGATTAGGTCGACGCCCTCTCAGTTGGTTCATTGTGTCGTTTGGGCGAAAAACTTCCTTTTCCAACAACTGTTTGGTGGTGGCGAACAGGAGATGCCTTCACAAGAAGATATGGGTACCAACGATCCCTCAGAAATCGAACGCATTAATCAGGAAACGGATGAATTGTACCAACTCCACGAGTGGGTGCAATATGGTGACGAAACCAAAGTGTATGATATTATCAAGAAGTTATTTGTTcatgatattgaaaaattattgatgattGAAAACTTGTGGCGCACCAGGAGGAAACCTGTTCCATTAGGGAATGTCCAACCCTACAGCGAggatattaataatgatcaCCATGCTATGTGGAGTTTACAAGATAACATTAATAAGTTTGCACAGAGCACGAAGATCTTAATGAAACGACTGAAGTCAGAAAAATCGcttgaatttgataaagatgacCAAGATATGCTAGAGTTTGTTGCTAGTGCTGCTAATACCCGCGCacatattttcaatatccaaatgaaaacagtttttgatatcaaacAAATTGCAGGTAATATTATCCCTGCAATTGTAACTACGAATGCGATTATTGCAGGTTTATCCTCATTGGTCTCCCTTCGTGTTTTAAACCTGCTTGATATTATAAGTAATGGTCCAACTAATATTCCAATGGCATTTACTGCAAAAGCTTCAAATATGTCGTCCCATAGATATTTAGTAGCACCACTATTAGCTCCTCCAAACCCTAAATGTCCCGTTTGTTCTCATTACCAGAGGACGGTGATAACACTCAATCAGGAGTCATGGCAAAGTATGAAGCTGGGCGATCTTATCAAGAAGATTAGAGACAGGTATGGATTTTCAGAAGAGATGTCAGTTATGGATATGACATCAAACAGACTTTTAGCTGactttgattttgatgatttatATTCTCAAACTTTACAAGGATTACGTTTGAATATTGGAACCATTCTGGCAGTCTCTGATtctatttcaaaagaagatgataCAGTTAGAAAGCCGATAGAATTTTACTTAGAATTGGATAACCTTGTGAACGAAATAGATTTTCCTGCACTACCATTGGTTAGAGTCATCCAAGAAGATGAAACTGAAAATCCAGAAGAACCCAAAGTTGATGATGGTGAACCCATATTCGTGGATAATGGCGCTATATTGATCGAAGACGAAGAAACAAGGGCCGAAGTAGATAAACAACGTAAGAGAGCGTATAGTAATGTGGAAAATGCCTCAATTACTAAACGGCCCAAAGTAGATGAAGCGGATGCTGCAATTATATTGCTTGATTAA
- a CDS encoding uncharacterized protein (similar to Ashbya gossypii AFR139C), whose translation MVDQQSNSNSNVTSGSPAKNQLTSWWRQFKNSPKSISTDSINNRDSHVHFQNRFSGTNHTTNNNSNKYSGRPFLNKPHSSNAVPSSSTVAVAIQNSKDFKSYRDSFLNSRNDFTGQVFGVPLSDSLSLASAEVIVQSELANFGRIPIVVAKCGAFLKQNGLYTSGIFRIAGNNKRIKELVYIFSTPPNYGTKFTNWDGFTVHDAASVLRRFLNNLTEPLIPLDHYETYREPLRSRVRILKHMTRPVSSSNNNNNNNDNDNNNNNDNNNNNDNNDNNDNNDNNDNNNNNNTSSSNGNKNTTTTSKKNNNDDNSTGISSEPKKDAGGGDDVPACIIGNAPVDLNNSSSNDKSNSNTANKDTGNLRLNINTASSNAVSDAMSDDADREDYEERKRKQLRHKKRLTRDIKAAIKEYEVLFSELSNDSKQLIVYLLDLLSLFAQQSDVNLMSARNLAAIFQPSILSHPDHDMDPREYELSRLVIEFLIDYSYRLLPHLLKITKNEQAVIQKQQQQQHEKLHEDRENKALEHKPSPPLPPKPTVLHQVEGSKHQRHDRHNNNSNTFDNANTNDNNYENIISAGVSGNGGKDQKLASNGDTVLSTEDASKAFSSNLRSPRNIQLEQDLHHLNLDTSPLSISIPLTPTGSVLKMNEFDLWSTPEYQYLTGQHPKPMPPPPPYHLQSHQQHLQQYYQHHQQMQQFQNQPQSQVLQHQKPEPPALNMQRRHRYRPHSKSLSSAISPSDMIAARRHSKSTRFGKSLLLGSDTEGMSEYDEDEEHGGETREGKQSLYSNGSGSVPKSTIAYLNVPSQTSNMHQQPQFSVGARRSSISRVQPQQPPVLISSEVAAIPIVANRKPPDPLEGISFLEPSDDDEDLSIPMAADLHLDDDDDDEVLSVNERTSRSKKRDSWFQRFRSRSRSATRK comes from the coding sequence ATGGTGGATCAGCAGTCTAATAGTAACAGTAATGTGACCTCGGGTTCACCTGCGAAAAACCAGCTAACCTCATGGTGGAGGCAATTTAAGAATAGTCCCAAGAGTATATCGACGGATTCTATTAATAATCGAGATTCACATGTGCACTTTCAGAATCGATTTTCCGGAACGAATCACactactaataataacagCAACAAATATAGTGGTAGGCCCTTCCTGAACAAACCGCATTCTTCGAATGCAGTGCCTTCTTCATCGACTGTGGCTGTAGCGATTCAGAATAGCAAAGACTTCAAGTCTTATCGAGATTCGTTTCTTAACAGCAGGAATGATTTTACGGGTCAGGTTTTCGGTGTTCCCCTTTCCGATTCGCTCTCCTTGGCGTCGGCCGAGGTGATAGTGCAGAGTGAATTGGCCAATTTTGGGCGTATACCTATTGTGGTTGCTAAATGCGGTGCGTTTTTAAAGCAGAATGGGCTGTATACGTCAGGGATCTTTAGAATTGCAGGCAACAATAAGCGTATCAAAGAACTTGTGTATATCTTCTCAACGCCTCCGAACTATGGAACGAAGTTTACCAATTGGGACGGATTCACTGTTCACGACGCAGCCTCTGTGTTGAGGCGATTCTTGAATAACTTGACCGAACCGTTGATACCACTGGATCATTACGAGACTTACAGGGAGCCGTTGCGGTCCAGAGTGCGTATCTTAAAACACATGACAAGACCAGTCTCAAGcagcaataataataataataataatgataatgataataataataataatgataataataataataatgataataatgataataatgataataatgataataatgataataataataataataatactagTAGTAGTAAcggaaataaaaataccaccaccaccagcaaaaagaacaacaacGATGATAATAGTACTGGTATTAGCAGTGAGCCAAAGAAGGATGCTGGTGGTGGCGACGATGTTCCTGCATGCATTATCGGAAACGCACCGGTAGACTTGAACAATAGCAGTTCGAACGACAAAAGTAATTCCAACACAGCAAACAAAGACACCGGTAATCTACGCCTAAACATCAATACGGCAAGCAGCAATGCCGTAAGCGACGCCATGTCCGATGACGCAGATCGCGAAGATTATGAAGAACGCAAAAGGAAACAACTCCGACACAAAAAACGGCTCACTAGAGATATCAAAGCAGCTATCAAGGAATACGAGGTGTTGTTTTCTGAGTTGTCCAATGACTCGAAACAACTTATTGTCTACTTGTTGGATTTACTTTCCCTTTTTGCTCAGCAGTCTGATGTCAACTTGATGTCTGCAAGAAACTTGGCAGCTATTTTCCAACCGTCTATCCTTTCCCACCCAGACCATGACATGGACCCACGAGAGTACGAGTTATCGAGATTGGTCATTGAATTCTTGATAGACTACTCCTATAGGCTATTACCtcatttgttgaaaatcACAAAGAATGAACAGGCCGTCATacagaagcagcagcagcagcagcacgAGAAGCTCCATGAGGATCGTGAAAATAAAGCCCTAGAACACAAACCGTCGCCTCCGCTACCGCCAAAGCCAACAGTACTGCATCAAGTAGAAGGCAGTAAGCATCAACGTCATGATCGTCATAAtaacaacagcaacacTTTCGACAATGCTAATACGaatgataataattatGAAAACATTATATCGGCAGGTGTGAGCGGCAACGGTGGTAAAGACCAAAAGCTGGCAAGTAACGGTGATACGGTGTTGTCTACGGAAGACGCATCCAAGGCATTTAGTAGCAATTTAAGATCGCCTCGAAATATTCAGCTGGAGCAAGATCTTCACCATTTGAATCTAGATACATCCCCtctttcaatttcaatTCCGTTGACACCAACGGGGAGCGtgttgaaaatgaacgAATTCGATTTATGGTCCACTCCAGAATACCAGTATCTAACTGGCCAACACCCCAAACCAATGcctcctcctccacctTACCACCTTCAGTCACACCAGCAACATTTGCAGCAGTATTATCAGCATCACCAACAAATGCAGCAATTCCAAAACCAACCCCAGTCGCAGGTGTTGCAACATCAGAAACCGGAACCTCCTGCTTTAAATATGCAAAGACGCCACAGATACAGACCCCACTCAAAGTCCCTTTCATCGGCCATCAGTCCATCTGATATGATAGCCGCAAGACGTCATAGCAAATCGACTCGGTTCGGTAAGTCTTTGCTTCTGGGTAGCGATACTGAAGGAATGTCTGAGTATGACGAGGATGAAGAGCATGGCGGAGAGACTCGTGAAGGTAAGCAGTCTTTATACAGCAATGGATCGGGATCCGTTCCAAAATCAACGATTGCTTACTTAAACGTGCCATCGCAGACTAGTAATATGCATCAACAACCACAATTTTCTGTAGGTGCTAGACGAAGCTCCATATCAAGAGTCCAACCGCAACAACCACCTGTCTTGATATCTTCAGAAGTGGCTGCTATTCCAATAGTTGCTAATAGGAAGCCCCCTGATCCTCTAGAAGGTATTAGCTTCCTAGAACCATccgatgacgatgaagatctATCAATTCCGATGGCGGCTGACCTTCATCtcgatgatgatgatgatgatgaagtcTTATCTGTTAACGAACGAACCTCCAGATCCAAGAAACGTGATTCATGGTTCCAGAGATTTAGAAGTCGATCTAGATCGGCAACTAGAAAGTGA
- the RVS167 gene encoding amphiphysin (similar to Ashbya gossypii AFR140C): MSIRGLGKAVTRAPQSFRQKFNMGEQTTDSVYMDAERRFKELEVETQKLTNESKRYFMAVNGMLEHQIGFAKAMEEIFKPISGAVSNLDAVVVEDNPQGIAASEQYRELVNDLQSTLKPDLELIEDKIVRPAQDLLKVINSIRKMATKRNHKKLDLDRRLNAHRKYETKKERSVKDDEKMYKAEAELQVAQQEYDYYNDLLKTELPMLFNLEAEFVKPLFVSFYYMQLNIFYTLYNRIEDMKIGYFDLPSDILEHFTQKRGNIEEQTDALAITHFRLGYSKTKLEMTKRRYAAVSASGSSVSSESQSPLSPSPGPANPYVHNSSSSPAPVTYTPAGAYTSDMPPAYSPSPYTAYTTPSTAPAPETCTSLYAFAAQDKADLTFPANAVIEILDRADSSGWWTGRYNGQEGLFPGNYVRLNKN; this comes from the coding sequence ATGTCTATCAGAGGGTTAGGTAAGGCAGTAACAAGGGCTCCCCAATCATTTAGACAAAAGTTTAATATGGGGGAGCAGACTACTGATTCGGTGTACATGGATGCTGAACGGCGGTTCAAGGAGCTTGAAGTGGAAACGCAGAAGTTAACCAATGAATCCAAGAGGTATTTTATGGCTGTCAACGGGATGTTAGAACATCAAATTGGGTTTGCTAAGGCGATGGAGGAAATTTTTAAGCCTATTAGCGGTGCTGTGTCTAATCTCGATGCTGTAGTTGTTGAAGACAACCCGCAGGGGATTGCTGCTTCTGAACAGTACCGGGAGCTTGTTAATGATTTACAGAGCACATTGAAGCCAGACCTGGAATTGATAGAGGACAAGATCGTTCGCCCCGCACAGGACTTGCTAAAGGTAATAAACTCTATCCGTAAGATGGCTACTAAGCGTAACCATAAAAAACTAGACCTGGACAGGCGTTTGAACGCCCATCGGAAGTACGAGACCAAGAAAGAGCGCTCTGTGAAAGACGATGAAAAGATGTACAAGGCTGAAGCTGAGCTACAGGTGGCCCAGCAAGAATATGATTATTATAATGACCTGCTCAAAACAGAATTGCCCATGCTTTTCAATCTAGAAGCCGAATTTGTCAAGCCTCTCTTTGTCTCTTTTTACTACATGCAACTCAACATCTTCTATACCCTCTACAACAGAATCGAGGATATGAAAATAGGATACTTTGATCTTCCAAGCGACATCTTGGAACATTTCACCCAAAAACGGGGTAATATCGAAGAACAAACCGACGCGCTTGCTATCACCCATTTCAGACTGGGCTATTCCAAAACCAAGTTGGAGATGACAAAACGCCGCTATGCCGCTGTCTCTGCCTCTGGTTCCTCTGTCTCCTCAGAATCTCAATCCCCCCTATCCCCATCCCCCGGCCCAGCAAATCCCTACGTTCACAACAGCAGCTCAAGCCCTGCTCCCGTAACTTATACCCCCGCCGGTGCTTACACCTCTGACATGCCCCCTGCTTACTCCCCATCGCCCTACACCGCCTATACCACTCCCTCTACCGCTCCCGCCCCAGAAACTTGCACTAGTCTGTACGCATTCGCCGCCCAAGACAAAGCCGATCTCACATTCCCTGCAAACGCTGTCATTGAAATCCTAGATCGTGCCGACTCTTCAGGCTGGTGGACAGGCCGCTACAACGGCCAAGAGGGTCTCTTTCCAGGAAATTACGTAAGACTAAACAAAAACTGA